The proteins below are encoded in one region of Haladaptatus sp. R4:
- a CDS encoding aminopeptidase — protein sequence MDERIRNHAETIVDHSLDIEAGDTVVVRSPTVSDDLAVALSEALGERGAFPLVTAGRRDKKQAAFLRSVDADALETPEHEQALFEAADAIVHIRGHENASDMSDISAETHAAYRQAYQPIQQEILSSRWCLTQYPSPASAQLAEMSTDAYEEFVYSAMNKDWDEQREFQEQMVEILDPADEVRIVSGETTDLTMSVKGMKTINDEGKNNLPGGEVFTAPVPDSVEGEVLFDKPLVHQGNIVENVWLKFENGEVVDFSADKNEDVLAGVLDTDDGARRLGELGIGMNRDIDEFTYNMLFDEKMGDTVHLAVGMAYDTCVPDDREPNESAVHVDIIVDMSEDSFIEVDGEIVQRNGTFRFEDGFEE from the coding sequence ATGGACGAACGAATTCGGAACCACGCCGAAACCATCGTCGACCACTCTCTCGATATCGAAGCGGGCGATACGGTCGTCGTTCGCTCGCCGACCGTCTCGGACGACCTCGCGGTTGCCCTCTCCGAAGCACTCGGCGAGCGCGGTGCGTTCCCACTCGTCACCGCCGGGCGTCGGGACAAGAAACAAGCGGCGTTCCTTCGTTCTGTCGATGCGGATGCCCTCGAAACCCCCGAGCACGAACAGGCGTTGTTCGAAGCGGCGGACGCCATCGTTCACATCCGGGGCCACGAGAACGCCTCCGACATGAGCGATATTAGCGCCGAGACCCACGCGGCATACAGACAGGCGTACCAGCCGATTCAGCAGGAAATCCTCTCGTCGCGCTGGTGTCTCACCCAGTATCCGTCCCCCGCAAGCGCGCAACTCGCCGAGATGAGCACGGACGCTTACGAGGAGTTCGTGTACAGCGCGATGAACAAGGACTGGGACGAGCAGCGCGAGTTCCAAGAGCAGATGGTCGAAATCCTCGACCCCGCCGACGAAGTTCGTATCGTCTCCGGCGAGACGACGGACCTCACGATGTCGGTGAAGGGTATGAAAACCATCAACGACGAGGGCAAGAACAACCTCCCCGGTGGCGAGGTGTTCACCGCGCCGGTCCCCGATTCGGTCGAGGGGGAAGTGCTGTTCGACAAGCCGCTCGTCCACCAGGGCAACATCGTCGAAAACGTCTGGCTGAAGTTCGAGAACGGCGAGGTCGTCGATTTCAGCGCCGACAAGAACGAGGACGTCCTCGCGGGCGTTCTCGATACCGACGACGGCGCACGCAGACTCGGCGAACTCGGCATCGGCATGAACCGCGACATCGACGAGTTCACCTACAACATGCTCTTCGACGAGAAGATGGGCGATACGGTCCATCTCGCCGTCGGCATGGCCTACGATACCTGTGTTCCCGACGACCGGGAACCGAACGAGAGCGCGGTTCACGTGGACATCATCGTGGACATGAGCGAGGACTCGTTCATCGAAGTGGACGGCGAAATCGTCCAGCGCAACGGTACCTTCCGTTTCGAGGACGGGTTCGAGGAATAA
- the ligA gene encoding NAD-dependent DNA ligase LigA: protein MAEVSADENPYVEEPGTDFEPVVEMSEAEASEQAALLREAIRHHDYRYYVENDPLIGDRTYDALFTRLRELEEAFDVQTADSPTRRVGGEPLDELDSVEHVAPMLSIDSSGEAADVRGFDERIHRAYDEVEYVCDPKFDGLSLEVVYEDGEYARAATRGDGETGEDVTENVRTIASIPHHLRGDYPDYLAVRGEVYLPLDAFTAFNRERVERGENPFANPRNAAAGSLRQLDPSVTAERPLDCFFYDVLDASEDFPTHWSEYEALPKFGLKVNDRTELVDDIEACLDYRDQLMAEREELNYEIDGVVIKVNDRKKCDELGTTARSYRWAYAYKFPARSEQTTIMDVTVQVGRTGRLTPVALLEPVDVGGVTVSRASLHNPDEIAEKDINIDDEVRVKRAGDVIPYVSEVVEKHSEGHYELPDQCPVCGSPVERDGPIAYCTGGLACDAQLRQAVAYYGSDDGLDIEGLGEERVSQLIDAGLVESLPDLYELDREALLELDGWGEKSADNLLAELEASKRPSLAHFLSAIGIPRVGSETARELAREFDSMDAVMDASTDELEAVSDIGPKVATGIRQFFDSERNRSVVEELLEHVEPEREEVVDGDELADLTFVFTGSLSEPRSDIADLVESHGANATGSVSGNTDYLVVGENPGQSKPNDAEENDVPILSEAQFWELLEDEGVAR, encoded by the coding sequence ATGGCAGAGGTGAGCGCGGACGAGAACCCGTACGTCGAAGAGCCAGGGACGGATTTCGAACCCGTCGTCGAGATGAGCGAAGCCGAGGCCAGCGAACAGGCCGCACTGCTTCGCGAGGCGATCCGCCACCACGACTATCGCTACTACGTCGAAAACGACCCGCTCATCGGCGACCGGACCTACGACGCTCTCTTCACGCGACTGCGAGAATTAGAGGAGGCGTTCGACGTCCAGACTGCTGACAGTCCAACCCGACGTGTTGGCGGCGAACCGCTCGACGAACTCGACAGCGTCGAGCACGTCGCCCCGATGCTCTCCATCGACTCCAGCGGAGAGGCAGCGGACGTGCGTGGATTCGACGAGCGAATCCATCGGGCGTACGACGAGGTGGAGTACGTCTGTGACCCGAAGTTCGACGGCTTGTCGCTGGAAGTCGTCTACGAGGACGGCGAGTACGCTCGCGCCGCGACTCGCGGCGACGGGGAGACGGGCGAGGACGTGACCGAGAACGTCCGCACCATCGCCAGCATCCCGCACCACCTCCGAGGTGACTATCCGGACTATCTCGCCGTTCGGGGGGAAGTCTATCTCCCGCTGGATGCGTTCACCGCGTTCAACCGCGAGCGGGTCGAACGCGGCGAGAACCCGTTCGCCAATCCGCGAAACGCGGCCGCCGGGTCGCTCCGGCAACTCGATCCGTCCGTGACGGCGGAGCGCCCCCTCGATTGTTTCTTCTACGACGTGCTCGACGCGAGCGAGGACTTCCCGACCCACTGGTCGGAGTACGAGGCGCTGCCGAAGTTCGGGTTGAAGGTGAACGACCGCACCGAACTCGTGGACGATATCGAGGCCTGTCTCGACTACCGTGACCAGTTGATGGCCGAGCGCGAGGAGTTGAACTACGAAATCGACGGGGTCGTCATCAAGGTGAACGATCGGAAGAAGTGCGACGAACTCGGGACGACGGCACGCTCGTATCGATGGGCGTACGCGTACAAATTCCCGGCTCGTTCGGAGCAAACCACGATCATGGACGTGACCGTGCAAGTCGGACGAACGGGGCGACTCACCCCCGTTGCGCTACTCGAACCCGTCGATGTCGGTGGGGTAACCGTCTCACGCGCTAGCCTCCACAATCCGGACGAAATCGCTGAAAAGGATATCAACATCGATGACGAGGTTCGCGTCAAGCGTGCGGGTGACGTCATCCCTTACGTCTCCGAAGTGGTCGAAAAACACAGCGAAGGCCACTACGAACTCCCCGACCAGTGTCCCGTCTGCGGCAGTCCGGTCGAACGTGACGGACCGATTGCCTACTGCACTGGTGGACTCGCGTGCGATGCGCAACTTCGGCAGGCAGTAGCGTACTACGGGAGCGACGACGGACTCGATATCGAGGGACTGGGCGAGGAACGGGTGAGCCAGCTTATCGACGCAGGCTTGGTCGAATCGTTGCCCGACCTATACGAACTCGACCGGGAGGCGTTGCTCGAATTGGACGGCTGGGGTGAGAAGAGTGCGGACAACCTGCTCGCCGAACTCGAAGCGTCGAAACGCCCTTCGCTTGCGCATTTCCTCTCGGCGATCGGTATTCCACGCGTCGGGAGCGAAACGGCCCGCGAGTTGGCGCGGGAGTTCGACTCGATGGACGCCGTGATGGATGCCAGTACCGACGAACTGGAGGCCGTCTCGGATATCGGGCCGAAAGTCGCAACCGGCATCCGGCAGTTCTTCGACTCGGAGCGCAATCGAAGCGTCGTCGAGGAACTGTTGGAACACGTCGAACCGGAGCGAGAGGAAGTCGTGGATGGCGACGAACTCGCGGATTTGACGTTCGTGTTCACCGGGTCGCTGTCGGAACCACGGTCGGATATCGCGGACCTCGTCGAGAGCCACGGCGCGAACGCGACGGGAAGCGTCTCGGGTAACACGGACTACCTCGTCGTGGGAGAAAACCCCGGACAGTCGAAACCCAACGATGCGGAGGAAAACGACGTGCCGATCCTGTCGGAAGCCCAATTTTGGGAGCTGCTGGAAGACGAAGGCGTGGCGCGTTAG
- a CDS encoding ABC transporter permease gives MTWQSVARKDFRDAVRSRWLWVLTGLFVVVFAVPPIIAFVLDNGGNAGQNTNQYISLMEQGTAILIPLISIVIGYAAITRERESGTLKLMLSLPHSRDDVVLGKVLGRSGVVGISIVIGFVVAAVILLLTSLQFKVVDYILFALLTLLLGLVFVGLSVGISATAKTGRRAMIGAVTLYIAFLVFWSGLANLVASLLGRYAGIGIPGRVSTMLFIRLLNPVTAYKTLVNSLIYSSHIDARIVLFDGLIRTTVASVLGNSLPIYFSDAFVLIYLLFWLFIPVAIGYSIFRRAEL, from the coding sequence ATGACGTGGCAATCCGTCGCCCGAAAGGATTTCCGGGACGCGGTTCGGTCACGATGGCTGTGGGTGTTGACGGGGCTATTCGTCGTCGTGTTCGCAGTACCCCCGATCATCGCGTTCGTCCTGGATAACGGCGGGAACGCGGGGCAGAACACCAATCAGTACATCTCGCTGATGGAGCAAGGCACCGCGATCCTGATCCCACTCATCTCAATCGTTATCGGCTACGCGGCCATCACCCGTGAGCGCGAGTCGGGAACGCTGAAACTCATGCTCTCGCTTCCCCATTCGCGTGACGACGTCGTACTCGGCAAGGTGCTCGGACGGAGCGGTGTCGTCGGTATTTCCATCGTCATCGGGTTCGTCGTCGCCGCGGTGATCCTCCTGCTGACGAGCCTCCAGTTCAAGGTCGTCGATTACATCCTGTTCGCACTGCTCACGCTCCTCCTCGGTCTCGTGTTCGTGGGGTTGTCCGTCGGCATTTCGGCGACCGCCAAGACCGGCCGCCGAGCGATGATCGGCGCGGTGACGTTGTACATCGCCTTTCTCGTCTTCTGGAGTGGATTGGCAAACCTCGTTGCGAGTCTCCTCGGAAGATATGCTGGAATAGGAATACCCGGACGGGTATCCACGATGCTGTTCATCCGACTTCTGAACCCCGTAACGGCGTACAAGACGTTGGTTAATTCGTTGATATATTCGAGCCACATCGACGCACGGATAGTGCTGTTCGACGGACTGATCCGAACGACCGTCGCGAGCGTCCTCGGTAACTCTCTCCCGATATACTTCAGCGATGCGTTCGTCCTGATCTATCTCTTGTTCTGGCTGTTCATCCCCGTCGCAATCGGGTACTCGATCTTCCGGCGCGCGGAGCTCTAA
- a CDS encoding ABC transporter ATP-binding protein — MTAIRLDDVTKRYGDVTAVENLSLDVKEGEVFGFLGPNGAGKSTTIDLVLDFIRPTKGSVTVLGHDAQTESMAIRKRTGVLPEGLSVYDRLTGRQHMEFAIEAKNADDDPDELLNRVGIPEAADRKAGGYSKGMAQRLGLAMALVGEPDLLILDEPSSGLDPTGAHEMREIIDEERERGATVFFSSHILGQVEAVCDRVGILREGELVAEDSIEGLRENVGGDTVFRVETASLSAGAIDRVCAIDGVESVRRDGETLLVDCAANVKTTVLTTLEDTGTQVEDFETEEASLEDLFIAYTRQEATP; from the coding sequence ATGACCGCTATCCGATTGGACGACGTGACGAAGCGATACGGGGACGTCACGGCCGTCGAGAATCTTTCACTCGACGTGAAAGAGGGGGAGGTGTTCGGCTTTCTCGGGCCGAACGGAGCGGGGAAATCGACGACCATCGACCTCGTTCTCGATTTTATCCGCCCGACGAAAGGTTCGGTCACCGTTCTCGGACACGATGCACAGACCGAGAGCATGGCGATTCGCAAACGAACCGGCGTTCTCCCGGAAGGGTTGTCCGTCTACGACCGCCTCACCGGAAGACAGCACATGGAGTTCGCCATCGAAGCGAAGAACGCCGACGACGACCCGGACGAACTGCTGAACCGGGTCGGAATCCCCGAGGCCGCCGACCGGAAAGCGGGGGGCTACTCGAAGGGGATGGCTCAGCGACTCGGACTCGCGATGGCGCTCGTCGGCGAACCCGATCTCCTCATTCTCGACGAACCGTCGTCCGGTCTCGACCCGACGGGTGCCCACGAGATGCGCGAGATCATCGATGAAGAACGGGAGCGGGGCGCGACGGTGTTCTTCTCCAGTCACATCCTCGGGCAGGTCGAAGCCGTCTGTGACCGAGTCGGAATCCTTCGCGAGGGCGAACTCGTCGCCGAGGACTCCATCGAAGGGCTTCGAGAGAACGTCGGCGGCGACACCGTTTTCCGAGTCGAGACCGCCTCGCTCTCCGCCGGTGCGATCGATCGGGTGTGCGCGATCGACGGCGTCGAGAGCGTCCGGCGCGACGGGGAGACACTGCTCGTCGACTGTGCGGCGAACGTCAAGACCACAGTCCTCACCACGCTCGAAGACACGGGCACGCAGGTCGAGGACTTTGAAACCGAGGAAGCGTCGCTCGAAGACCTCTTTATCGCATACACCCGGCAGGAGGCGACGCCATGA
- a CDS encoding excinuclease ABC subunit C — MDVATVREHASELPREPGVYQFLEGDTVRYVGKAVDLRARVRSYADPRSNRIGNMVARADSLDFAVTDTETQALLLEANLIKRYQPRYNVRLKDDKSYPLVQVTGHTFPRIEITRDPDRAGATVFGPFTNKSTVETVVKALRETYGIRGCSDHKFANRDRPCLDHDLGLCTAPCTGEIGREAYLGDVESVERFLGGEVDVLARPLRREMEAAAQSHEFERAANLRDRLDAVESFHGGDADAITSQTDERTVDVLGAAVEGERATVARLHSERGQLVDRDHHSLSVPDGDDVAAVFGGFIPQFYAERDLPDALLLSERPDDVDVMEWLETEGVAVRVPGAGREATLVDLALKNARRGSGNPDELRALADALSLPSAERIEGFDVSHAQGSSVVGSNVVLVGGSPEKGDYRRKKLTEKNDDYANMHDLIHWRAKRAVEGRDDRPDPDLLLIDGGQGQLDAAREALDDVEWDVPAVGLAKAEEIVVTPTATYNWPNDAPQLHVLQRVRDEAHRFAVQYHQTLRDDVSTELDDVSGVGPQTRRKLFRRFGSLDGIRGASDDELREVDGVGEKTVTALRRRL; from the coding sequence ATGGACGTGGCGACCGTCCGGGAGCACGCGAGCGAATTACCGCGAGAACCCGGCGTGTATCAATTCTTGGAAGGCGACACGGTTCGCTATGTGGGGAAGGCCGTCGATCTTCGGGCGCGGGTTCGGTCGTACGCCGACCCACGGAGCAACCGCATCGGGAACATGGTCGCACGGGCGGATTCTCTCGACTTCGCCGTCACCGATACGGAGACGCAGGCGCTCCTGTTGGAAGCGAACCTGATCAAACGGTATCAGCCACGCTACAACGTCCGCCTGAAGGACGACAAATCCTATCCGCTGGTGCAGGTGACGGGGCATACGTTCCCGCGGATCGAGATCACCCGCGACCCCGACCGCGCCGGAGCGACGGTGTTCGGTCCGTTCACGAACAAATCGACGGTCGAGACGGTCGTCAAGGCGCTTCGGGAGACGTACGGTATCCGTGGCTGTTCGGACCACAAGTTCGCAAACCGCGACCGGCCGTGTCTCGACCACGACCTCGGTCTCTGTACCGCGCCGTGTACGGGCGAAATCGGCCGTGAAGCGTACCTCGGCGACGTGGAGAGCGTGGAGCGATTCTTGGGTGGCGAGGTGGACGTGCTCGCACGCCCGCTTCGCCGCGAGATGGAGGCGGCCGCCCAGAGCCACGAGTTCGAGCGGGCGGCGAACCTCCGCGACCGACTCGACGCCGTCGAGTCGTTCCACGGCGGCGACGCCGACGCGATTACCTCGCAAACCGACGAGCGAACCGTGGACGTGCTCGGGGCCGCAGTCGAGGGCGAACGGGCGACGGTCGCGCGACTGCACAGCGAGCGCGGCCAACTCGTGGACCGTGACCACCACTCCTTATCGGTACCGGACGGGGACGACGTGGCCGCCGTCTTCGGCGGGTTCATCCCGCAGTTTTACGCCGAGCGCGACCTTCCCGACGCGCTGTTGCTTTCGGAGCGTCCGGACGACGTCGACGTGATGGAGTGGTTGGAAACCGAAGGCGTCGCCGTTCGCGTGCCGGGGGCGGGACGGGAGGCGACGCTCGTGGATCTGGCGTTGAAAAACGCCCGCAGGGGGTCGGGCAACCCGGATGAACTCCGGGCGCTCGCGGACGCGCTCTCGCTCCCCTCGGCCGAACGAATCGAGGGGTTCGACGTGAGTCACGCACAGGGGTCGTCGGTGGTCGGGAGCAACGTCGTTCTCGTCGGTGGGTCGCCCGAGAAGGGCGACTACCGCCGGAAGAAACTGACGGAGAAAAACGACGATTACGCGAACATGCACGACCTGATCCACTGGCGGGCGAAACGGGCGGTCGAGGGTCGGGACGACCGCCCCGACCCCGACCTGCTCCTCATCGACGGTGGGCAGGGGCAACTCGACGCCGCACGCGAAGCGCTCGACGACGTCGAATGGGACGTGCCCGCGGTCGGCCTCGCAAAGGCGGAGGAAATCGTCGTCACGCCGACCGCGACCTACAACTGGCCGAACGACGCGCCACAACTCCACGTCCTCCAGCGAGTGCGGGACGAGGCACACCGATTCGCGGTCCAGTATCACCAGACGCTTCGGGACGACGTTTCGACCGAACTGGACGACGTCTCGGGAGTCGGGCCGCAAACCCGCAGAAAGCTATTCCGTCGGTTCGGTAGCTTGGACGGGATTCGGGGAGCGTCCGACGACGAACTCCGCGAGGTCGATGGCGTCGGCGAAAAGACGGTGACCGCGTTGCGGCGTCGGTTGTGA
- a CDS encoding antibiotic biosynthesis monooxygenase yields the protein MIVVENRLFVADEYADQFVERFRDSMGKVESQPGFVKFELLTPANSETDSYISQTYWESMEDFEAWTDTDAFAEAHDDHPPKDMFTEPHELEIHDVAFERTAE from the coding sequence ATGATAGTCGTCGAAAACAGGCTGTTCGTGGCAGATGAGTACGCAGACCAGTTCGTGGAACGGTTTCGAGACAGCATGGGCAAGGTCGAGAGTCAACCCGGTTTCGTCAAATTCGAGTTGCTGACGCCCGCCAACTCCGAGACGGATTCGTACATCTCTCAGACCTACTGGGAATCGATGGAGGATTTCGAGGCGTGGACCGACACCGACGCGTTCGCGGAGGCCCACGACGACCACCCACCGAAGGACATGTTCACCGAACCCCACGAACTCGAAATCCACGACGTGGCGTTCGAGCGAACGGCGGAGTGA
- a CDS encoding SPFH domain-containing protein, whose product MEHPFYKLGQISGGSGLSKLLFAVVALLVFLFLLPTLNGVEIVGFLLLALVVVAINSAVEIVGAYEKRALVVFGDFRGLLGPGLHFIPPFVSATHSFDMRTHMLDVPKQEAITEDNSPLMADAVIYVRVTDAKQAYLEVDDYRRAVSNLGQTTLRAVLGDMSLDETLSRRDEINARIRKEIDPPTDEWGVHVESVEVQEVMPSPTVVDAMEQQTSAERRRRAMILEAQGERHSAIERAEGEKTSNIIRAQGKKQSDIITAQGDAVATTLRAKSAEAMGERAVIEKGMETLQAIGEGKSTKFVLPQELTSTLGRYGKHLTGSDVREDGAQLESKEFDAETKTLLGLDDIDETLAELESPDEPDPKPMEPVEAE is encoded by the coding sequence ATGGAACACCCGTTCTACAAACTGGGACAGATTTCGGGAGGCTCCGGGCTCTCGAAACTCCTCTTTGCAGTCGTCGCCCTCCTCGTCTTCCTCTTTTTGCTCCCGACGCTCAACGGCGTCGAAATCGTGGGATTCCTCCTGCTCGCACTTGTGGTCGTCGCCATCAACAGCGCCGTCGAGATAGTCGGTGCGTACGAAAAACGCGCCCTCGTCGTCTTCGGGGATTTCCGGGGACTGCTCGGCCCGGGACTCCACTTCATCCCGCCGTTCGTGAGCGCGACCCACAGTTTCGACATGCGGACACACATGCTCGACGTGCCGAAGCAGGAAGCGATCACGGAGGACAACTCGCCGCTGATGGCCGACGCCGTCATCTACGTCCGGGTAACGGACGCGAAGCAGGCGTATCTCGAAGTCGATGACTACCGCCGTGCGGTTTCGAACCTCGGGCAGACGACGCTCAGGGCCGTCCTCGGCGACATGAGTCTCGACGAGACGCTATCGCGCCGCGACGAAATCAACGCGCGGATTCGCAAGGAGATCGACCCGCCGACGGACGAATGGGGCGTTCACGTCGAAAGCGTCGAAGTGCAGGAAGTCATGCCAAGCCCCACCGTCGTCGATGCGATGGAACAACAGACGAGCGCGGAACGCAGACGCCGCGCCATGATCCTCGAAGCGCAAGGGGAACGACACAGCGCCATCGAGCGTGCGGAGGGTGAGAAGACGTCGAACATCATCCGGGCGCAAGGGAAAAAACAGAGCGACATCATCACCGCACAGGGTGATGCGGTCGCCACCACGCTCCGCGCGAAATCCGCCGAGGCGATGGGAGAACGCGCCGTCATCGAGAAGGGAATGGAAACGCTCCAAGCAATCGGCGAGGGCAAATCGACGAAATTCGTCCTCCCGCAGGAACTCACTTCCACGCTCGGCCGCTACGGCAAACACCTCACGGGAAGCGACGTGCGCGAGGACGGCGCTCAACTGGAGAGCAAGGAGTTCGACGCCGAAACCAAAACGCTGCTCGGGTTGGACGATATCGACGAGACGCTGGCGGAACTCGAATCGCCGGACGAACCGGACCCCAAGCCGATGGAACCCGTCGAGGCCGAATAG
- a CDS encoding SPFH domain-containing protein: protein MDNPFYTLGKLSSGASAGKSLFAVGFVAFFFLALPFLDTTAIAGLLILVLAAATVNSAIEIVGPYEKRVLTVFGEYRRLLDPGIHFVPPFVSATHRFDMRTRVFDVPKQEAITKDNSPVIADAVLYVRVMDAKRAFLGVNDYERAVSNLGQTTLRAVLGDMKLDETLSRRDVINTRIREEIDPPTDEWGIRVESVEVREVMPSRSVVGAMEQQTSAERQRRAMILEAQGRRRGAIERAEGEKTANITRAQGEKQSQILEAQGDAVSTVLRAKSAESMGERAVIDRGLETLRSVGESKSSTFVFPQELSSLLGRYGKHLSGSDVREDTILLESNTFDTETRELLGLDDVDEMLSELDTQVDETSQLGGTTATESD, encoded by the coding sequence ATGGACAACCCATTCTACACCCTCGGCAAACTCTCGTCGGGGGCCAGTGCAGGGAAGTCCCTGTTCGCCGTCGGATTCGTCGCGTTCTTCTTTCTCGCGCTTCCGTTTCTCGACACGACGGCGATAGCGGGACTTCTCATTCTCGTCCTCGCGGCGGCCACGGTCAACAGCGCCATCGAAATCGTCGGCCCGTACGAGAAACGCGTCCTGACCGTGTTCGGCGAGTACCGACGCCTCCTCGACCCCGGCATTCACTTCGTCCCGCCGTTCGTGAGCGCGACCCACCGTTTCGACATGCGAACCCGCGTGTTCGACGTGCCGAAACAGGAGGCAATCACGAAGGACAACTCGCCCGTCATCGCAGACGCCGTCCTCTACGTTCGCGTGATGGACGCGAAGCGGGCGTTTCTCGGCGTCAACGACTACGAGCGGGCCGTCTCGAATCTCGGGCAGACGACGCTCAGGGCCGTCCTCGGCGACATGAAACTGGACGAGACGCTGTCGCGCCGGGACGTCATCAACACTCGAATCCGGGAGGAAATCGACCCGCCGACGGACGAGTGGGGGATTCGCGTGGAGAGCGTCGAAGTGCGCGAAGTGATGCCGAGCCGTTCCGTCGTCGGCGCGATGGAACAACAGACGAGCGCGGAGCGGCAACGTCGCGCGATGATCCTCGAAGCGCAAGGCCGCCGTCGGGGTGCCATCGAACGTGCGGAGGGTGAGAAGACGGCCAACATCACGCGGGCACAGGGGGAAAAACAGAGCCAAATCCTCGAAGCGCAGGGGGACGCCGTTTCGACCGTGCTCCGTGCGAAGTCCGCCGAATCGATGGGCGAGCGGGCCGTCATCGACCGCGGACTCGAAACGCTTCGGAGCGTCGGCGAGAGCAAGTCGTCCACGTTCGTTTTCCCACAGGAACTCTCCTCGCTGTTGGGTCGCTACGGCAAACACCTCTCCGGAAGCGACGTGCGCGAGGACACCATCCTCCTCGAATCGAATACATTCGACACGGAGACGCGCGAATTGCTGGGACTGGACGACGTGGACGAGATGCTCTCCGAACTCGACACGCAGGTGGACGAAACCTCGCAACTGGGTGGGACGACGGCCACCGAATCGGACTGA
- a CDS encoding sulfite exporter TauE/SafE family protein has translation MSLPLGFSPTGLGVFVLLTFLIATTVNTFAMEAAVLFTPAFLFVYPEMVPAFPDLALQGAIGLALFVELFGYTSSVSAYWFRGQVDWTVAKSILVVSIPIAILARAVSYFVPSTALKLLFGGMLIVLSTVLYLSHRDGKSLGDLVDESRLSGVLSRESTRIRTDGGTRTPRFDRFDRTIAGVGGAMAGLVGIAIGELAQTLLTVRKNVSIRISTGTSALILHGTVVSALVANLVLLRYAPESLSGHNFTVPFEYGLVAGVTCAVGGQMGAFLNSRVPEHRTVQTMMVVYSLVGIFTLVRVFALG, from the coding sequence ATGTCGCTTCCGCTGGGATTCTCGCCGACCGGACTCGGCGTTTTCGTCTTGCTGACCTTCCTCATCGCGACGACGGTCAACACGTTCGCCATGGAGGCGGCGGTGTTGTTCACGCCCGCGTTCCTGTTCGTCTATCCGGAAATGGTGCCAGCGTTTCCCGACCTGGCGTTGCAGGGTGCCATCGGACTCGCGCTGTTCGTCGAACTGTTCGGATACACGAGTAGCGTCTCGGCCTACTGGTTCCGCGGGCAGGTGGATTGGACCGTCGCCAAATCCATTCTCGTGGTCAGCATCCCGATCGCAATCCTCGCGAGAGCGGTGTCCTACTTCGTCCCGTCCACCGCGCTCAAACTGCTGTTCGGCGGGATGTTGATCGTGCTATCGACCGTCCTCTATCTCTCACACCGCGACGGGAAATCGCTCGGTGACTTGGTCGATGAGAGCCGACTGTCGGGAGTGCTTTCCCGGGAATCGACCCGGATTCGAACGGACGGGGGGACACGAACGCCCCGGTTCGACCGCTTCGACCGCACCATCGCGGGCGTCGGCGGGGCGATGGCGGGCCTCGTCGGCATCGCCATCGGCGAACTCGCACAGACGCTGTTGACGGTTCGGAAGAACGTGTCCATCCGCATCTCCACGGGCACGAGCGCGCTCATCCTGCACGGGACCGTCGTCTCCGCGCTCGTCGCAAACCTCGTCCTCCTGCGCTACGCGCCCGAATCGCTGAGCGGTCACAACTTCACCGTCCCGTTCGAGTACGGTCTCGTCGCCGGGGTGACGTGTGCAGTGGGCGGCCAGATGGGGGCGTTCCTCAACAGTCGCGTTCCGGAGCATCGGACCGTCCAGACGATGATGGTCGTCTATTCGCTCGTCGGAATCTTCACGCTCGTCCGCGTGTTCGCCCTGGGGTGA